TTACAAGTAAATGCAAACTTTGGCACCTATTAgacatatagatatatacaattactaatataatattgatatctaattaataaagagagagagagagaaagtttGATATTAGTTgcataaaatttttcaaaattagtttcataattgtatatacaaatatgtttatttaatatacgaattgtaatatatttaaaaaagctaataaactattacgtttcGTTATTTCAGCCTCTAAACTGCAAATATTCAGAAATTTATATCACTCACAATTCATTGTCTTAACTTTTAagcattatataaatttactttatgATAGGCAGTGACAACTGATtgtattgtaatttttctaaaattctaaatacTGAActtaaagtataataaatatttgtcaatATAAACTATTACAAAATTCTAATATACGTGGAGAATATAATACACAATGATACATGTTTGTGAAAACagctataaatttataaaaaatattatattatttttcacccttgcaatttaaattcatatataaaatattttctaattataaattaaatcattattttaaatcCTTAATTACACGTAATCCAACTCAATAAAAGACATCATTAACAATAAATCTTTgcgataaataatacaaaataatcaCATTTTGCAACAGAACGTCAATAATCATAATGATCGTCAAACTGTCGGTTATAATTcatcaatataaaaatgtggcattaatttcttctatataaaactttaaaaatttcattcagaAGTTTTATTCTCCGAGAAATTCACTAATATACCATTTCCTGCATCCACCCAATCTTCAGAGAATAATTTTGCTCTAAGTATCTCCCTTTCTGAAGCATCTTCAACAGTAGatacattttcattatttaaattctcattattcttcttttctctcctttttacAGTCAACAATTCGGAATCTTCTATCGCGTCAGGTAAAACTTGACTTAAAGTTTCTGGTAAAATTAAAGCAACTGCTCCAGATCCTAAGCAGAGCAttccaattattattaatggaATGGTTATTGGAAAATGCTCTCCCtaaaaaggaaaattgtaTTCATTGTTTTATGCCATgtaagtttatattttttcaaatctaattttttatttagcttaacattttatttaatttttttatataatttatttcacataCTCGTGTtcaattagaatattttagaGAGGAAATAGAAATTCCTATTggattgaatttaatttaatagcaGTGGTTTTATACGTTccattttaattctaaaaacaCAGTATGCGAATCTTACTGATAGTATGTGTGGCGTGCACAAACTGCCAATTTTTGCGAAAACGGTGCACAAGCCTAAACAGGTTCCTCGCACAACAGTTGGAAATATCTCGATCGTATACAAATATGTTATGGCAACGGTACTCATCGCTGCTATTCTTCCGAGCAAGGGTATAATGGTCATCGTGAGATCTACAAAGATGATATACGAAATtagtaaaaatgtacaaagtaGGTACTTATATCGAAAATTAATCAATTCTTTTCAGTGTACAATGTCTACGCTTTATAtgttacagaaattttaatacacgTATTTTAATAAGAAGTATTTCTCGTTACAATCACGTACTGGATGTAATGCTGGAATTTGAAAAGATAGTTATAGCTGCAAAAAAGATGCAAATTGCACCAGTAATTGATTGATACGCTGACATCGGTAGTCGTCTGCCATATCTAGATAATATGAAGTAGAGAAACACGTAAGATGCAATTTCTAACGCTCCTCCTAGCGCAAAAGTGACGTGTCTATTGATTGCCCAAAGATTCGGCTCGAGCGTCATGAAGACGTAACACGCTATAGAAGACGTGAACCTAAGACAGATAATATTAatcacaaatttaaaaaaaaaaaaaactgtagtatttataaaaacaaattcgcataaatattcacagtcttaattatatgaatttatattaagaatataattttgaagtgatcaaattttgaaaattgtttaccATTGATAAATAATCACAATgccatatttttttaacagcGTGGATTTAAATAGTTCTAAcaattcttctttcgtttgcGCGTTACTagatttttctttgattttgcTAAATTTCTTCTCGTCATCCTTATttgacatttctttttttactggGGTTCGTAGCTCTACGATGTCGTAAGTATTTTTCATGGAAAGTCGTTGATTACCAGCAGACTGTGATATCGATTTCGACTTCCGATGACTCTTCGACTTCGATGGAGCGTTCCTCTTATTTGTTTCTCCATTCTCACATTGTGCAGAGTCCGGTTCCGTTTCCGTTTTAGGGAGCTTACTTTCCAAGTATTCAGAAATTTCTCTCAAACTCGTTTCTGAAAAGTGTACATAggtattaatataatgtacatttttaataataacgattcATATTTCCTTCATCAAAACAATATTGGTTCTAATCTAACGAATATTTccaatataaattgtttattctacttgaaattataaaagaagacTTATATTAATACCATACTATATTATTCAGTGGTAACATAAATTCGCCCTGTTTATATATTCATTGTATAAATGGAGAAAATGGACAGAATATGttacaacctaatatattacattctaCTATCGTACATTATACCTTGTATAACATAACATgctaagaaaataatagataaaatttttcaaggatttttatcttttactttgaattttttgttGAGCCGCATCCGTGTTACTGTTGAGTAAATTCGCAgcttcttctttcatttcgcTATCGGTTTTCGATTTCTTTAGGTCTGCGCATGAAACGCGTGACTTTCGTTCCGGTTTAACCGGCGTCGCGTTCTCGGAAATGTTTGTCTCTGCTTTAACATTTTCCCTTCGCAATCTAGTGCAGCAGACATTGTATTTCGTGATACGTTCCACTGCCATATCTGCTTCCGTGGTTTTACCCTTTGCTAGTAGCCACCTTGGTGATTCTGGTATTATCCTGAAAGCAATATCTATTATAGTTTCCCAAAGGATGTAATTCGATACTAAaatcttatttttcattctattaaaaacaataacaatttaccaaatgtAGAGCACGGTTATCGCAGTGGGAACTGAGACAgctaattgtaaaattctccAATCGGGTATAACGTAACTAAGTGCGGCTAAGAGCATCAAACCAATAGCCCACGCAATTTGCATAACTAATGCAACGAAAGTCCGTGCTTTCACAGGAAACAGTTCCAAAGAAAGAATGTACGTCGAATTTTGTAGACCCTGAACGAAAACTCCTTGTAGTCCTCGAAGAGCCAGAAACGTGGGATAATTCTGAAATGGACACTTTATTCAgcaagaaaaaggaaattattcTCGTCAGATTGGTATTCAACGactgtttctttatttctttctttttttactttccaTATCGAACAAAAGATTTAATCAACACAATACATTTATTTGATTCGttattccatttatttaatttaatttttatcttctactatcattttcaataaattataaaatttgatagaaTATCTAAGAAAGAAATCTTGATAAAATCTCCACTTTAGTTCatttttgatataaattaagaattaagttaaaatttacttgttcataattttgaattattttgtttaaattgaaaaatatctataCCTGCACAACATATAGTGCAACAGCCATCGTGCCCTGAGTATAAAGGCAAATCGCTTGAACCGGAAGTCTTCCTATTCGATCTGCTAAAAGTCCAGCGATCCAAGCGCCCATTAAAACCCCAACGTAATAAACTATCGGTCCAAGAAACGTCAAATACCGTTTCTCGCAAACTAAACTCCATTCTGTTACTACGCTATTTTCTCCGAATTCAGTTGCAAATTGATACTTGCCGAAGCACAAGTCTGTACTCGAAGATTCTTTAAGACCGGAAGTCTCGTTAATTGCAACAGTCACGTTGCCAAGCTCTTGGCAACCATATATTCGTTTCGTTCCATTCTTTGGCTGTAATATGCAAATGAAtcgttttgtaaaattttaactaAGTAACTCATGCTAactaaataattcaatatttgtTCAACACTGTGTTAGACGTTAAAAcattgagaaataaaaattggagaaACTTCTGTTTAGTAATTTCTTTTACATAACGCTACGAAAATAAtgattaattacataaataaatttcatacacAGAACAGTAAAAAGCAgccaaatttctatttacataaattagtTTCTTACATAAACAACCATAACAAAACTAATAATAAGAGTAATTAATGATACACGTGTAATCTTATATCActctttattaataatatgaaattcatgtaaatttatgaattaattttgcatttttgaataaattaatgaataatttGGAATTCAAAAGGAGTCTCAAAGTTTGCAGAAGACAAAAGTTAGCgaattattcgaattaataattcatgacATTTCTCAAGATGTATGTACCTCATTCACGAGTTGAACGAGTTAATATCGtactgttttatttgaaataatttatatacgcGAGAGAATGATAGAGAGTAGTTATagagaaaaattattcaaaacttTGTAAGCTAAAGCGGGACACATATGTAAATAATGGCAAATGtcaaatatttctatgatTGTAAATAAATGAGTTACTTCGGATGAATTTAGGTCAAAAGAGTGTTAGAAAGAAtgaattataacaaaatttgtaaataagaaTTCGTTGCActcgttatttttaatacgtaTGTACTTGCCACATAATTAATCCAATTAATAAGCTATGAAAcgtatataagatataattaatgaaaaaggaaataccTAGATAACCGAGACAAAAGAAACTTACCTGACAATAAAATTTAGGCGTATAATTGTGAAACACCGGGAGCGCGTGGCTCATTGCAACGATGACATAATTGATGCCAAGTAACAACACGATGACTACTTGAAAGCATCCAACCTTTACTTCCTCCGCATTcatttcttcaaacaatccTGTACCAATTCCGTCTTTCACAGGATATAAATCACGAGAGATGATAATCAcagaacaaaaattaataataatagtgtCTTAATAAATACACAATTTATCATACAATTCACAAATGAACAATGATAGTCCAACCAAGTGAAGAAATCAATACTGAAATTCCTATTACACGAAGAATGAGCCACTTCTCCATTTGTAACgcgaaaatacaaaatgaaaaagaaagtaaaaacgataaaagatATGTGTAAGAATGAGATTTTACGAAGTTAAAAGAAGTTTGATAAACGCGTGTCACTGTGAGCAGTGACAAAATGGAAATTCGTGGCAACAAATAAAACTTGTCGCGGAGCCCGGACAAAGTGTCATCGGTGAGGGTAAAGCACGCACTAACAGAGACGGAGTCCTCTTTCTCGAAGGATAGCGAGGAACCGATTCCTAGCGGTGAATCAGAGAAGGACGGAAACCCGTGCTATTGTTTTACGCTTGGCGACACGTATCCCATTAACGCACGCACGTCACGAGAAAACGATCTTCTGTCAATAATAATCGATTTTTAAATTGACGTAATATGAATTTTGCATTTCTGGGAAACACGGTGACGTGGCCGCTACTTCCGGAGTCTGAATGGGATGCAAGAAGAATCACAAGAGTCTGCCAAGATAAggaaatatctttcttttcatttctttccgTACGTGTATATGATTGGTTGAAAATCGGAATGGTGTAAGTTAGGTCgttgattttttatataaaatagtttttTGCGTTTATTAGCATAAGAAATTCATTATGTTTGTATAAAACATAATGCCTAAAAATATGTCGATATATGTACATTCGTAATTTCCATGAATtaccttaattctatataaatatccGTTTACTATAATAATCGTATTACTCGATTAAATATCATTCGTATAATTTGTACCGTAATCTTCTATCATTTAATTCGTATAATCATTCACAATCTTAACTTTATAATAAACATCGTATTATTCGATTAAAAGTCGATTAAAATTGCAGTATTCGTAAAAAAAGAATCGTATTATTCGTACAAAAGAGATACAAAATTTTCAAGAGAATATGTAAAACAGCATCAAGAAATGTAAAACGCATAGTATTTACATGTCGTCCAGTTGACACGCGCAAATTCAAATGCATAAACTGAAATAATAGGCTGACTGGGTCTATGAACTCTTAACGCGCGTTTACTTCATTCTATGTTCACCTGTATAGGTTGCAACAGAAAGTCTCATTGATAGGTATTgatcgtttcattttattcaatCGCTTTTCCCCGCAAAAATCTTCCTTACGGTTGAATGCACGCAGCATTTCAATCACCGATTTACTATTTGCTTTTcttacataatttattatccaCTTTGTAGCCCCTGCCCTGATTAATTATGTCttaatttactattaataaGATTTAAGACATTAACATTAATaagatttaaaacaaaattaacaaGTTGGAAGCAATAAGTTCTAAACTTTTTccttataattttatcatttttcactAAACAGGATAATCAGATgacttgtaatttgtaatactTGTAAAACTACTAATATCAGTTTGATTGTGCAAGAAGACCTTGATCACGAccttatttaaattcaaaatcaAACGAAACGTCAAAATTCGATTTCAGAAAGTtccaaataaaagaaacttaaAATTCCAAGCAGAAAGATACGTTCCTACGTTATGTTTCCATGCAAATACATTTAACAACGTGCCctgacaataaaatataaaacccTAGCAAGATCTTAAAAGACCAGCAATCTCCGGCTTGATCAGAACGAAATTAGTATCGCGTcataaataaatgtacaaaCAGTTGAGAAGACATAAAAAACCTATCCGGTGTCGTCTTCTTACCATGCCATACTTAGGACACGGTTATCTTGATGGAGGGGTACCAATCATCATAGTCCATGCGACGgtgtttccttcgtttctggAACTGTTTCTGTATGCGAAGAACATCACGTCCGGTCCCGAGCGCATCCTGCCTTTCATTACAAGCTCCCCGTGTTCGCCCAATCGCCGATTCCAAAGGAAACCCCGGCTGAATCCTCCCGCTGGCTGTCCTTCGTCTTTCACCGCAAATCGAACCTTGTCATTAGCATCGTCGTCGAGGTGATCGTACCTCGACCATTGTCACAGCCGCTACTTCTGAACGACTTTCATTTCCATTCAATCGTTTCAAACCAATCGATTCTCCACTATGTTGATGATCATCTATTTCTATCTATTGACACATGCTTGTGCATGATTCCAGAGGATACGTTAACTTGAGATGGAAGAAGTACCGgataaataaaagtgaaagTAGGAaagttctatattttttatattcacgCTGCTGATTCTTCTTTCGccattgaattattattattgtatggagatattttataattcacaaGTTACAAGTTACTAGTGCTAATAAACTCtcttatataacgtatacacaTGCAGTATATCTATATGTccattattttacaaatt
This DNA window, taken from Bombus fervidus isolate BK054 chromosome 14, iyBomFerv1, whole genome shotgun sequence, encodes the following:
- the LOC139994577 gene encoding organic cation transporter protein — translated: MNAEEVKVGCFQVVIVLLLGINYVIVAMSHALPVFHNYTPKFYCQPKNGTKRIYGCQELGNVTVAINETSGLKESSSTDLCFGKYQFATEFGENSVVTEWSLVCEKRYLTFLGPIVYYVGVLMGAWIAGLLADRIGRLPVQAICLYTQGTMAVALYVVQNYPTFLALRGLQGVFVQGLQNSTYILSLELFPVKARTFVALVMQIAWAIGLMLLAALSYVIPDWRILQLAVSVPTAITVLYIWIIPESPRWLLAKGKTTEADMAVERITKYNVCCTRLRRENVKAETNISENATPVKPERKSRVSCADLKKSKTDSEMKEEAANLLNSNTDAAQQKIQKTSLREISEYLESKLPKTETEPDSAQCENGETNKRNAPSKSKSHRKSKSISQSAGNQRLSMKNTYDIVELRTPVKKEMSNKDDEKKFSKIKEKSSNAQTKEELLELFKSTLLKKYGIVIIYQWFTSSIACYVFMTLEPNLWAINRHVTFALGGALEIASYVFLYFILSRYGRRLPMSAYQSITGAICIFFAAITIFSNSSITSNLTMTIIPLLGRIAAMSTVAITYLYTIEIFPTVVRGTCLGLCTVFAKIGSLCTPHILSGEHFPITIPLIIIGMLCLGSGAVALILPETLSQVLPDAIEDSELLTVKRREKKNNENLNNENVSTVEDASEREILRAKLFSEDWVDAGNGILVNFSENKTSE